Within the Bacillota bacterium genome, the region TCCCCGCAACACCCCCACTACCCCGGTACGGGCTACCTGGGTGGTGACTTCAAGACCCATTTTCTCCAGTTCCTCGGCCACCAAGGCGGCGGTTTTCACTTCTTCAAAGCCCAGCTCCGGGTATTGGTGAATCCGGCGTCGCAGGCTGATCATGTACTCATGTAACGGACTGTGCAAGAACTGTGCTAAAACCAAGGATCAGACCTCCTACCTTCCTAACCGACGTTACGGGCGGCAGCTCCGGGCAAAGCCGCTTCAATCAAGGCGGTGAAAATCCCCTTAAATATGGGATAATGCCCCCACATCGTTTCCGGATGCCACTGCACCCCCACGGCAAAGGGCAAGTCGGTGCTTTCAATGGCTTCAATGACTCCGTCCTTGGCGGCAGCCGTCACCCGAAAACCTGGGGCCAGGTCCTTCACCGCTTGGTGGTGAAAACTGTTGACCCGCAGCTTGGTGGTCCCCAGCATCCCCTCCAAGATGCTGCCAGGTTCGATACTGATCCAATGGCTGTGCTGCCACCGGGGAGCATCCTGGGCGTGCTTTAGCGACTGGGCTACTTCACTGGGGATGTCTTGGTACAAGGAGCCACCGGCGGCGACATTGAGCACCTGTGCCCCCCGACAGATACCCAGGATGGGCAATCCTCTGTCTAAAGCCCAGCGGGCTACTGTCAAATCCAGTTCGTCGGAAATAGGATTAATGGTCCCCACACCCATGGGTTCTTCGCCCCAATAGGCGGGATCGAGATCCCAGCCTCCCGGAAGCAGTACTCCATCTAGCTGCTCCAATAGGGGCAGCAGATTTTCTGCCTCAGCTAGGCCTGGGAGTAGGAGCGGGATGCCGCCAGCCATTTCAATGGATTGAATATAAGTGCGGTTGATATAAAAGCGCTCCCTGACCTCCTCTTCGTAACCACAGGTCATGCCGATAATGGGTTTTCTCTTCACTTTGCTAGTCCTCTCTTCCCTATCCATCACCGAACGCCCTCTATGTACTACCAGGGCGCTATCTGCGGATACTAACACAGTATTAAGCAATACCATTTCAGGTTCAAGGTGAGATCTCCTGCTAAAAAGAAAAAAGGCGCCCGAAGGGGTGCCCGTTAGCAAAGGTTATAGGTCCACCAGACCTAGGCTGATTTCTAAGGCCGCGCTGATGCGCATCATCGTGTCATCATCTAGGTGAGTGATTTTCTCCTTTAACCGTCGTTTATCGATGGTTCTAATCTGTTCCAGTAGAATCACGGAGTCCTTTTCTAGGTTATATTTACTGGACTCCAGCTCCACATGGGTCGGCAACTTGGCCTTTTTGATGCGAGAAGTGATAGCTGCAATAATCGTCGTAGGACTATACTTATTGCCAATATCGTTCTGCAGTATCAAAACAGGGCGAATTCCTCCCTGCTCCGAGCCGATCACCGGATTCAGATTTGCATAGAAGATGTCACCCCGTTGTACCTCAACCAATTCATTTAGCCTCCGCAAGCTGCTCTTCGTATGAGTAAAGCTCCTCGATCTCGCTGGTGCCCTCTTCCGCTAGTTGGAGATTAATCCCAGCCATCTGAATATACCCTTCCTTCAGTTCTTCACGCAATCGCGCACGCTTGTGCTCCTGAAGATACTGAGCCATCGCCTCAGCCACCAATTGACTGCGATCCAGCTTTTCTGCTTGAACCAGTCTATCGACCTCCTGAAGCAAGTGATGGGGTAAAGATATCACGACTTTCTTATGACTAGTGCTCATTTACCCTATTGCACCTCTTTCGTAACCTTCGGGTTTCGTGATCGGGAGTAAATTTAGTCTCCCCCTGGGACTTGAGCCTTACTCAATACCATCAGCAAAGTCCCTTGCTTTGCGGGCAAATATCCATAGTAAGTATCTTCTTGGTAGAACAGCATTATCCTGTCGCGACATATGGTTCAGGTCCCTGCAATTCATGGAAACCACCACAGGCTTACCCCACCAGATTAAGTAGACAAGGGAAGATCGGCTGTGATCTTCCCTTGTACTAACATATTCTTAT harbors:
- a CDS encoding CopG family transcriptional regulator — encoded protein: MSTSHKKVVISLPHHLLQEVDRLVQAEKLDRSQLVAEAMAQYLQEHKRARLREELKEGYIQMAGINLQLAEEGTSEIEELYSYEEQLAEAK
- a CDS encoding type II toxin-antitoxin system PemK/MazF family toxin; its protein translation is MVEVQRGDIFYANLNPVIGSEQGGIRPVLILQNDIGNKYSPTTIIAAITSRIKKAKLPTHVELESSKYNLEKDSVILLEQIRTIDKRRLKEKITHLDDDTMMRISAALEISLGLVDL
- a CDS encoding gamma-glutamyl-gamma-aminobutyrate hydrolase family protein, producing the protein MDREERTSKVKRKPIIGMTCGYEEEVRERFYINRTYIQSIEMAGGIPLLLPGLAEAENLLPLLEQLDGVLLPGGWDLDPAYWGEEPMGVGTINPISDELDLTVARWALDRGLPILGICRGAQVLNVAAGGSLYQDIPSEVAQSLKHAQDAPRWQHSHWISIEPGSILEGMLGTTKLRVNSFHHQAVKDLAPGFRVTAAAKDGVIEAIESTDLPFAVGVQWHPETMWGHYPIFKGIFTALIEAALPGAAARNVG